The DNA segment AATGTAAACCTAACGGGCGAAATTCCACAACGTTGTTATATGCATTCAACACAAGATCGCTCAATTGAACTAGATGTAAAAACACCTTATGAAGCTGCGAGCGAATTCAAGTTTCAGGCATGGTGCAATAACGACAATTCGAAAGGTACGTTAGTTGTTGGAGCACAAGCATTTAAAAACAGCAATGGTATCGATGTAATCCCTCTTGAAGTCACATTTAATGGTACTTCTGGCACTATTGATGCGGAAAACAATGCCAATAACAGTCATGCAATTGAAGTAGGAATGGATGTAAGTAATAGCACTGAAGGCTATTTGAGTGCGAATAATGTTTTAAAAATTAAACCCGTTATTACTGGATGGGAAAAAGCTGGCGATTATAAAACATCAATGTATGTTTCACTTTATCCAAGATAGATGTTCATTATTTTGTAGTGATATTTTATCGAAATTGGGGCCCTTTAGGCCCCACTTGAGGACTTATGCGGATATTTATATTCATATTACACATACTTTTACTCTTTCCACCTATGGCACATGCATTTGAGCTATTCCCGATGGTGACTTTTTTTTCGCCTCAAGGAAGTAAAAGTGAGCAGTTCTTTCAAGTTAACAACACCACTGAACAACCCTTACCTTTAGAGGTTTTTGTTAGACAAAGACATATAGCGAATGACAACCTCGAACAGCTTACCGAAACAGAAGATTTTTTTGTATTTCCTCCGCAAGTGCTTATTCCACCTAAAAGCACCCAGATGGTCAAAGTTAAGTATATCGGCAACTTAGTCGATACATCTCAATCTTATCGCGTTGTATTTAGTCAGCTGCCTATCAAAGATGACGTGAAAGAAAGCAGCATAAAAATGTTATTTCAGATTGGTGCCTTAGTGTTTGTGTCACCAACGAATGTGTCTAACACTATGAGTGCAGACATCACCTATCAAGACAATCACCCCGCTTCAATGGAGTTAGCTAACACAGGTGATGGCGTTATCATTATCCCCCAGCTGTCTTTTAACGTAAAAAGCGATCATGCAAATCACAATTGGAAATGGCAGGATATTCAACACCTATTAAATCAACAGTATTTGGTGCCAGGAGAATCGGTCAACATTGCGATTGATACTTTACTTTCGCCTAAAGATAGTCAAGCAAAGGTGGATATAAAGGAAAATCGGTGACAAACGTTAAAGCACTGCAACTATGGCTAAGTTTGTCATTAGCATTGCTTCTACCTATACAGACCTATGCGATGAGTTTCTCATTACCCCTCGAAATAGACGGTCAAGTGTTAGGGACTATCCCCGTCAATCTAAATGGCTCTGACGTCGAATCAGTTTCATTTAGTTCTCTAAAATCAATACTTGGCCCCCGCATATCCGATAATATTTGGCAGGATTTATCGCTGGGTAACGTAAGCATGCAAGGCACCAATCAGATGGTACCTCTTACCGTCTTAGCACAAAAAGGATTAGATTTAAGCTTTAACCCGTCAACCTTGACCTTAGATCTTGAGATTGATCCAGAAGCTTTTGGACAATTCGACGTTGACTTTAATAACCAGTTTAATGCTTTTGTGCCATCTCAAAGCGGCACATTTAGTTGGTTGAACAGCATTAACTTTACTCATAGTGAAAACTGGGAGTCTACGACAAATAGTCGCTTCTCTACAGCTGACTGGCTGGCGCAGATGAACTTTGGTGGCGCAAACGGGATAAATATCACTTTGGCAAACCACCTTGAAGCCAATGATAGCGAAACAAATTTACTTCGCGGAGAATGGACTGCTTTTTACGATAGACCTAGCGCTCCATTTAGATTAGCAATGGGCGATGTTGAGTCAGGTTCCAGTGTTGCAGGCCACTTATCAGGTACCAGTATGGGAGGTCTATCGATAAAAAGTGATTATGCAGAACTTCAGCCAGAAAGAATAATAGGCCCTAATAATAGTCAGGAGTTAATCCTTAAAGAAAGTGCTGAAGTTGAAATTACCGTAAATGGACAAATCATATTCAGTGGTCGGCAAGAGGCTGGGCGATTTAACCTTAATAATTTACCAATGACCAACGGTGCGAATGACATTATCGTTAATGTCACCTATCTGTCAGGAAAATCAGAACGGTTTGTATTTAGCCAATTCTACAATAACAAACTACTGAACAAAGATATGTTAAATTTCGGCGTTACCGCTGGTGCGCCGTCTATCTATGCTGAGAATGGCGTTGAATATTTAGATACTTGGACGGTAATCGGATTTACCGAGTATGGAGTGTCATCTTGGTTAACCCTTGGGGCAAATGCCGCTATCGCACAATATGGCCAAATATTAGGTGCAACGGCAACATTAGGGACTTCTTGGGGTAACCTTTCTAGTCGTGTCTCTTTTAGCAATTTAGAAGATACAGGCATGGGTAATATAGTATCTTTCACATTTGAAAGCACGGTTGCAGGTAACTCTAATAATGCGCCAAACCTTAGATTAAGTGCTGATTTTTCAGATACATTTACTTCAAGCCCTTGGGATAAAGACATATTAGCCACGTCCTATGAACGCTACTTGGCCAACTATGTCTGGATATTCAATAACGCATGGGATACTACAATTTCAGGCTCTTACTATAAAGATACCCATGATGTTGAGCAAAGTAACTTATCAATGACTTTGAACTGGAGAATGGGTGACTGGACCGTAGGGACTGGCGCTAACTATAACGACACTGACACCTATGAAAATGCAGATATTGAGTATTTTGTAACTCTGGATTGGAGGCGATCAAATACTCAAAATAAAGTGAACCTAGCCGCTAACTACAATAGTGCTAATAATTACGCTCGACTAGAGGCAAGTAAAACAAGTAGCGACAGAGTCGGCAGCATTGGCTACCGAGCACAAGCGGAATATGAAGACGGACGAGATAGCCAAAATGCTCAGTTCGATTACACTGCAAACCGGCTTAGGGTCGAATTAGAAGTAGAGCGAAATAACAGCAATGCAAGTATCGATAACGATGCCTCCTATTCGGCTTCAATCAGAGGTAATACTGCTATTGGTATTGTTGATGGTCAAGTAGGCTGGGGACGCGCACAAGACGGTCCATTTATTATCTCAAAGCTACACCCATCATTGCCACAACAGCAAGTCATGTTAGGTATAGACCAAAAGCAGAACTACGAAGCCTCTGGTACTTCCATGATAGGAGCCCTTCTACCCCTAGAGGTCGCTTATGTTAGCAATGTTGTTGACCTCAATGTGCCTGATGCACCAATTGGCTATGACTGGGGGGAAAGCCGATTAACAGTCTCTCCTGGGGCCGCCACTGGTCACTACTTCATGATAGGTTCAAATAGCTCATACACCGCCAAGGGTGTGTTAAATGCAAGCAATGGTGAGGCTATATCATACCTGCAAGGCACAATTACAGGTGAAGGGATAACCTTACCTTTCTTTACCAATAAGTCTGGTCGGTTCTATATCCAAGGGATAGGCCCAGGCGAGTACATCATTACTATTTTGAGTGAAAGTTATCAGCCCATCTCTCTAGTCATAGAGCAGGTCGATAGCCATTTAATCGATCTCGGCACACTCAAAATCACGTGTATTAAGGAGAACTGCGATGAAAGTTTATAACTTCAAAAATGAGGTCTTAATGCTGGCGATATTTTGCATTGTTTTTGCTAATTTATCTCATGCAAAATCCGAAGAGGAAGCTGCTATTTGTGATGGTAACTGGCATATTGAATTAAAAACACAATCCTCAACTTCGGAAAAAAAAGGCCAACGAGGGGTGTGGATCCCTGGTACGATTTATCTTGATAGAGCACTTTCACAATGTGTTAAAGAAATTGTGATAAAACAGCCTCAAGGGGGTGAACCTCTGCTACGAGGAACGACTTCAGTGCATAGGTACGAATTAAAAAACACATCTCGCCAGTCAATTAATACGACTGGTCGAAATAACTATATATTACCGGTTTTAGGTCAACGGAAAATTAATCTGTGGGCCTATATCCCAAGCGGTAAAGACTTTTACCCGGGCTCATACCAAGGCATATTGGATATTGAACTAAAGAGCGACATCAATACCATCATATCGACAAATAATTACTCTTTTAACTTTCAAGTGGAACCTTATGTTCGAGCCAAAATTGCAAATAGCAAAGACAGCTGGTTACCAGCAACGGGGACATCGATAAGGGTTCATTTAGGCAATTTAACCCAAAAGAACCGCAAGGAGTTGCCACTTTTTATTGAAAGTAATAGCTACGTCGGTATATCTATGTCGTCTTTAAACAACGGTTACCTAGTTAACCTAACCAATAAGAAAAACAAAGTTCCCTATCAACTCCTATTTCGAGGTCAACAAGTCAATTTACTTAACGAAGCAGAGTTCAACATTAATAACCGTCTTTTGAATGGTCAAAAAATGTCAATCTTGTTTCAGAATACGCCAATGCCTTTTGCCCGAGCCGGTTATTATGAAGATATAATTACAATTAACTTGTTTGCGAAATGACTTATGATGACTCTTGCATTTTAATTCTATGCTAATCACCTATCGATGAGTCTCTACAAATAAAGGTACATAAAATGCCAGTACTCATTAGAGTATTCTGGCATTTTATGCAACTAACAGCGATTTACTCCACTGGTTATTATGTTCCCCAAGGGGTTATCCCCGTCATATCATCGAGATTATATGGCGTCAGCTGGTAGACATAATAGTTAAGCCAATTACTCACCAGTAGACTGCCATGACTGTGCCAACGGGCAATGGGCGCTTGCAGTGGATCATTGTTGGTAAAGTAATTTTGCGGCACTTCAGGCGCTAAACCTTGCTCAAGATCGCGGTAATACTCATCTTTTAAGGTCGATTTTTGATACTCGGGATGCCCCATCACAAACAGGTTACGATTGTTTTTGCAGAGCACCATATAGGCACCTGCTGTCTCTGACTCGGTCAACACCTGAAGCTCTGGGTGCGCCTTTAGCTTATCGATATCCATCTCGGCAAAACGCGAATGCGGTGCAAAAAATTCATCATCGAAGCCACGCAACAAGGGATAGTGCTCAGAGGTGCGCTTATGGGTAAACACCCCTGAGCGCTTAGTTGTCAGCAGTGATCGGTTTAGACCGAATAGATGATACAGCGCCGCATGAGCCGCCCAACATAGGAAGAGCACCGAGGTGACATGCTGCTGTGACCAATCGATGATTTCACGGATATGATCCCAGTATAACACCTCTTCAAACTCTATCTGCCCAAGCGGCGCGCCAGTAATAATTAAACCGTCATAGTTTTTCTGCCGTACCTGCTCAAAATCTCGATAGAAATTGTTCATATGATCAATAGAGGTATGCTTTGAAGCTTTATCGTGAATTCGTAGCAGATCCACATCGACTTGCAGAGGGGTATTACCTAAGAGGCGTAGCAGTTGGGTTTCGGTCTCAATCTTATTGGGCATTAAATTAAGGATTAATACCTTCATTGGACGAATATCTTGATTCGCCGCCCGAGTCTCGGACATGACAAAGATATTCTCTGACTCCAGGATCTCTGCAGCGGGCAGATCATCGGGGATTTTAACCGGCATAACGCGCCTCTTTATTCTAATTATGTAACCTATCAGAAAGAGACGCGCCAGCTAGACTAACTCACAGCTAATTTAGTTAACGTGCCACCCTCTGTACTAATACAGACATTGGCTCACTCGAGTCCAGATCGATTCGGTAAGCCTGGGTATTAATAAACATCAATTTATCATCTAGCGTGATACGTGCACCTATGTTGTAGGTGTGGCCATCTTCAAATTGATCTCTATTAATTAAAAACTGGAATGGGATTGGGGTACTGACATCATTACGCTCAAACTCTGCAATCACTTCAGCAGGTGCATCCATTCGCGACACATCTTGAACCTGAACGCTGATCACCGCGTCTTCGGGTAGCGCGATTCGCTCCTTGTACCAAACCTCACCATGGATCTCCACCACAGCATTGGATGTTGCACAACCAGTCAACATGCTTGCTGCTACCGCTAAAGGTAATAAAGGCTTAAACCACTGTTTCATATTTACGCTCCTAATAATACATTAAGACATCTGGAAGTCTATATGTCCGTACTTAAATTTTATATCAGTTAATCGAAAAAGTCTGTTAACTATCCACCGATAACTGCTGTTAAAGAATAGGTATTCTCACAATGCTTGTCACAGCAACAGACAATTAATCTTGTTCTAATACACTTATCTTTCTATGATAAGTTACCTATTCGAAGTCGAATACCCATATGACACAAGCAACTGCAATAATTGTGGGCGCTAGCTCATTACTTAGCCGTGAAATTGCAAAACAACTTGCAGATGAAGGCGTTGAACTGGCCCTATTAGCACAAGATCCACAGTCTCTTATCGAGTTTAGCCAATCCTTGCCCACTAAGGCGCAAGTTTTCCCGCTACAAATCGACGAGCCAGAAGCCATTATCAGTACCCTGAATGCCGTTTGGCAATCTCTTGGCGGTGCTCATCTTATTTTGGTCAATACTGGGTTAACCCATTACGATCCAGAGCTGCCTTGGCAGCCTGAACAAGATATCATCACAGTTAATGTGCAAGGCTTTTCAGCCATTTGCAATACGGCCTTTAGACTATTTCGCGACCAAGGCTATGGGCAATTAGCCGCGATTAACTCCATTGCCGGACTACGAGGCGGCCCAAGTGTGGCCTATCACGCCTCGAAAGCTTATGCGCAGAACTACTTCGAAGGTTTGAGCATGCATGCCCAGCGCCTGAAGCTGCCTATCACGATTACCGATATTCAGTTAGGCATGCTAGATAAAGCGGCTATGCAACAAAACCGTCTGTGGTTGTCACCACTACCTGTTGTGGCGAGCCAAATAATTAAGGCGATGAAAACAGGTAAACGCAGAGCCTATGTCACTAAACGCTGGCGCTTAGTGGCATGGTTAACCAAAGGCTTACCTGAGTTTGTTTACAACACGCGCCACTGGAAAACCAAAGCGCAGAAGAAAGCTGAGCGTGCAGCTAAGAAAGAGTCGAAGTAACCACAGCAATTGCGTATGAAACATAAAAAAGGAGCCTATTGGCTCCTTTTTTATGGGTAGGATTTGTCCAAATATCTTTGGATTAGAAAGTGTAACCTACACTAATCATGTAAACCCATGGGTCAATATCTGTTTCAACTTTCTGAGCATCCGCACCTAGGTTAAATTTCACGTCGGTACTGATCTGTGCATACCAAACTGATGCGTTGATTAACCAGCTGCCATTGATTTGATAATCTAAACCAACCTGAGCCGCTAAGCCCCAAGAATTACTCATACTCAAATCAGTCAAAGCACCATCTAAGTCATTGGTAAACTCGTTATCGAAGAAGTTAGTGAAGTTAACACCCGCACCAATGTATGGACGAAGTTTAGATTGCGCATCACCGAAATAGTACTGTGCTACAAGAGTTGGCGGTAGCTGCTTAGTCTCGGCGATTTTACCTACACCATCGAGTGAAATATCGTGCGTAAATGGCGTAGCGGCTAAAAGCTCAATACCAATATTATCGGTCAACATATAGCCGAAGTTCAAACCAAGCTGGGTGTTGTCATCAACACTAAATTCACCAAAACCAGCGACATCTTGACTAGATTCATTTGGCGCAACAACAGCAACACCCGCGCGGACGATAATATCGCCTGCTTGGTGAGCGAATACAGAAGAGCTAAAACCAGTGGTTAGTAGGGCGGTGGCAATTAAGCTAGAAACGATTTTTTTGTTCATTATACTACTCCATTAATACAACACTTAACGCTGCTTTTGTTATCAATATCCATACAGTTGCGCGCATCCTGCCAGAATATCAGCGCTCAAAATTTGACCTGAATCAAAAATAAACCCGAATTATCACTCAGCCACACGCAAAGGCGATGAAGATCACATTTACGGAACATTCATTGAAGTCGCACCTTTAAATTTCGTGAGGAAAGCACACTTAGAATATTTAACAAGCAGAAAGTAAAAAGAGTGAACACAACAATAAGTCGACCTGAAGTTGATGGCTCTGAGCAGATAGCTCTTAGTTGAGAGTTGAGAGCCAGTATTAGATGAAGATGAAAATGAATATATTCCTATAACCTTTATTCAAAGCAGCGATTTAATGGTGAACCACCAACACAAGTCAGTAGTTTACGGCTAAAAACAGATGCAGAGTCTTACAAATATACCAGTAAAGCTCGCCCACAAAGCACCTTGCACTAAAATAGCTGTTACATTCTTGCCAGTATTGTTAATTAACCCTATGTTTAGTTGAGTCACTATATTTACTGTTAATAAAATCACTTTACTACTGGAGATTCGGATATGAACAAATGGGTAATAGGGGTAGTAACTGTTGCCATACTAGCCTTTGGGAGCGTGATAGGTTTTAACCTTTTTGTTAATAAAAAAATAGCGACTGCCCTCGCCAACCTCCCTGAACCCGTCTATCCCGTAACAGTTGAGAAATTAACCCCTAATACTTGGGACCAAAACATTAAAGCCATTGGTTATATTGAACCTAATCAAGGGGTCAATATTTCTAATGAAGTGGCAGGCCTAGTCACTGCGATTAATTTTGAAAATGGTGATGTAGCTAAGGCCAATACTACCTTAGTCAACATCAACTCATCTGTACAAGCTGCACAACTTAAAGAGCAAGAAGTACAGTTACCCGCAGTAAGAGATGATTACAACAGACAGCTTAGGCTTTATAAAGACAAGTCCATATCACAACAAAGTCTACAGGCAGCACAAGCGAAATATGAAGCACTGCAGGCCAACATAGAAAGCCTGCAAGCAAATATTGAGCTTCGTCAAATCAAAGCCCCATTTAATGGCGTACTGGGTATTAGAAATATCAACCTAGGGCAATTTCTTTCAGCAGGCACTAACATTGTTCGTCTAGAAGACTTGTCAGTAATGCGAGTGCGCTTCAGTGTCCCCCAATCTCAAATAGGTAAACTCAGTGTTGGTCAACCTATTTCATTAACCGTTGACCCCTATCCTGACCGTATATACTCAGGAAAAATTAACGCGATTGAGCCAGTGATCAATTACAAAACGGGCTTAGTGATGATTCAGGCAGAGCTGCCCAATGATGATCAAACGTTACGCGGCGGTATGTTTGCCGAAGTCAGTGTTGCCTTAAGTAACCTCGAACAGCAATTTGTAGTACCGCAAACAGCCATTGTATTTGCTTTATATGGCAACTCTGTATTTGTAATCAATAAGCAAGGTGATGACACGCGAGTTCATCAGGTAACCGTTGACGTATTACAAAGAAACGGTAACTACGCGTTAGTTAAAGGCGCCTTAACGTTTGGTCAGGAGGTTGTGACAACCGGTATTCTCAATCTTGGTAACAACACTAAAGTCAGCGTGACACCGAATCCGATTACGCCCTCAGATAAAATGCCAAAGCTGTAGGAGCGAGATATGAATTTCACCGACACGTTTATTCATCGTCCAGTCATGGCTGCTTCACTGAGCATTTTACTATTTATTCTTGGCCTCAATGCAATGAAAGATCTGCAGGTCAGACAATATCCTGAGATGACCAACACGGTCATTACCGTAACGACACCCTATCCTGGCGCCGATGCAGAGTTAATTGAGGGCTTTATCACTCAGCCCTTAGAGCAGGCCCTGTCCCAAGTAGACAATCTTGATTTTATGACCTCATCAAGCCAACTTGGCACCTCGACTATTATCCTAAACATGCGGCTCAATACTAATCCAGAAGAGGCGCTGGCAAACGTATTATCTCAAATCAACTCTGTGACAAACCAGCTACCGAAAGAAGCATATAATCCCTCAGTCACCTCATCGACAGGGGCGACAACCTCCATCATGTATATCTCTTTTTTCAGTAAAGAACTCGACTCCAGCCAAATCGTTGATTACCTAGAAAGAGTGGTTAACCCTCAATTATCAACCGTTAACGGTGTCTCTAACATCCAAATGATGGGCGGTACCCCGTTCGCGCTACGGATCTGGCCTAACCCAGTAAAGCTGGGGCAATATAATCTCACCACTGCTGATTTGATCACTGTTTTGCAACAAAATAACTATCAATCTGCAGTCGGTCAGTTTAATAGCAGTTTAACCATTCTTAACGGTACAATTAACACCCAAGTCGACACGGTTGACGGGCTCAAAAAGTTAGTCATTAAAAGTGACAGTGGCCAAGTGGTTCAGCTGCAAGATGTGGCAGATATTAGCCTCGGAAAAAGCAGCGACAGCACTCGAGCTCTAGCTAACGGCCGTGAAGCGGTGATTATCGGTATTAATGCCACCCCAACGGCGAACCCACTCGATGTCGCTGAAGGGATCCGCACCAAGTTTGATTTGGTTGAAAAGAACCTTCCAACTACCATCCAATCAACACTCATTTATGACTCCACCTTGGCCATTACAGACTCTATTGATGAAGTGGTGAAAACCATTGCAGAAGCCGCTGTGATTGTCATTGTGGTGATCCTGCTTTTTCTTGGCTCTTTCCGAGCGGTCATCATTCCCATTATCACTATCCCACTTTCTTTAATTGGCGTGATTGCCGTTATGCAGGTATTCGGTTTTTCTCTAAACTTGATGACACTGCTCGCCATGGTATTAGCGATAGGTTTAGTGGTTGATGATGCGATTGTGGTGGTTGAAAATGTCGATCGTCATATCAAAATGGGCACAAAACCGTTAGAAGCGGCATTAGTTGCGACACGAGAAATTGCAGTCCCAATCATATCGATGACCATCACATTAGCAGCCGTGTATGCCCCAATCGCATTAATGGGAGGCGTTACGGGCTCTCTCTTTAAAGAGTTCGCCCTTACGCTAGCAGGCTCGGTGGTTATTTCGGGCTTTGTCGCACTGACTCTTTCTCCCATGATGTGTTCAAAGATGCTCAAACCACACGCTCAACCTAGCAAGTTTGAAGAAACAGTTGAGCGTGTGCTCGGCGGTTTAACCTCTCGTTATCACAAAACGCTGCTTGCGGTACTTGATCATCGGGGTGCGATGGTATTTTTTGCTGTCATCGTCTTCGTATCGCTCCCCATCATATTTAGTTTCATTCCTTCTCAGCTTGCCCCCGATGAGGACCAAGGAGTTGTGGTCGTGATAGGGACAACGCCATCAACATCGAATAATGACTATATCCAAGCTAACATGGAGCTCATTACCCAAATTATCTCTAAACAACCACAAGTAGAAGCGTCATTAGCCTTGATTGGTGTTCCGACTAGCAGCCAAGGCCTTGCTATTGCTCCGCTTGTACCTTGGAGTGATAGAGCGCTAAGCCAAAAACAGATCTCTGCAAACGTTAATAAACAAGCTAAAAAAATCCCAGGGATTACCGCTACCGCTTACCAAATGCCTTCACTTCCAGGCGCGTCAGGAGGCTTACCTATTCAGTTTGTTATCACTAGCCCTGCGAGCTTTGAAACTCTTTACAATATTGGTAATAAGTTATTGGAAAAAGCAAAGAAGAGTCCACTGCTTGTTTATACCGATTTGAACTTAAAATATGATTCAGGCTTGGTACAACTAAAAATTGATCGTGAGGCTGCAGGTGCATACGGGGTTACCATGCAGGAAATCGGCTCAACACTCGGAACCATGATGGGCGGTGGCTATATTAATAGGGTAAATATTGATGGCCGCTCCTACGAGGTCATTCCCCAAGTAGAGCGCGTCTATAGGGCCAACCCTAAGCTAATTGACCAGTTTTATGTCACCGCGCAAAATGGCACAGCGATTCCTTTGTCTAGCTTAGTTAGTTATAGCGTCAATGGTAATGCAAAATCTTTACCCCATTTCAATCAAATGAACTCAATATCAATTGAGGCTGTACCAGCTCCTAACGTCGCAATGGGTGATGCTATTGCATATTTCGAACAATTGGCGAAAACAGATTTACCTCCAGGGTTTACCTACACATTTATGGGCGAGGCCCGTCAATTTGTTGAAGAAGGCAGCTCTCTGTACGTTACCTTCGCCCTCGCGCTTGCCATCATCTTTTTGGTCTTAGCCAGTCAATTTGAGAGTGTACGCGATCCATTAGTGATCATGTTCACCGTGCCTCTTGCTATTAGTGGTGCGTTAATTGCCCTTGGATGGACACATGTCTCAGGCGAAACATCACTCAATATCTACTCACAGGTGGGGTTGATTACGCTCGTGGGGCTGATAACCAAGCACGGCATTCTAATGTGTGAAGTCGCCAAAGAGGAGCAGATATTCAAAGGTGCTACAAAACATGATGCCATCATTGAAGCTGCCACTGTCAGGCTACGCCCAATTCTGATGACAACTTCAGCCATGATTGCAGGACTCATTCCATTATTGTTTGCGAGTGGAGCGGGTGCCGCTTCGCGTTACAATATCGGTTTAGTGATTGTTGCAGGCCTTGCAGTAGGAACTGCATTCACTCTGTTTGTTCTCCCAGTGATGTACACGTATATCGCGAGTGATCATAAATTCCATGAGGGATTTGATGACCAACAAAGTGATGTAAACAAAGACGCTCAACTAACGCCGCAGTAACGTCCATGACAATGCCGCAATAACGTAAACCCTTTACCATTGTTATTGGCAATAGCAATGGTGAACGGATTCAGCGGTATACTCACAATCGTTGAACCTAAAAGCATATCAAAGCTAAGACTTAGCTAAATATGTGATGACTATTAATGCCCATACATTTTATCAAAGTTGGGAATTTTCTTTTCCCAAATTGGTACTTCTTCTCC comes from the Shewanella halifaxensis HAW-EB4 genome and includes:
- a CDS encoding YbaY family lipoprotein, giving the protein MKQWFKPLLPLAVAASMLTGCATSNAVVEIHGEVWYKERIALPEDAVISVQVQDVSRMDAPAEVIAEFERNDVSTPIPFQFLINRDQFEDGHTYNIGARITLDDKLMFINTQAYRIDLDSSEPMSVLVQRVAR
- a CDS encoding SDR family NAD(P)-dependent oxidoreductase, which gives rise to MTQATAIIVGASSLLSREIAKQLADEGVELALLAQDPQSLIEFSQSLPTKAQVFPLQIDEPEAIISTLNAVWQSLGGAHLILVNTGLTHYDPELPWQPEQDIITVNVQGFSAICNTAFRLFRDQGYGQLAAINSIAGLRGGPSVAYHASKAYAQNYFEGLSMHAQRLKLPITITDIQLGMLDKAAMQQNRLWLSPLPVVASQIIKAMKTGKRRAYVTKRWRLVAWLTKGLPEFVYNTRHWKTKAQKKAERAAKKESK
- a CDS encoding fimbria/pilus outer membrane usher protein, with the translated sequence MTNVKALQLWLSLSLALLLPIQTYAMSFSLPLEIDGQVLGTIPVNLNGSDVESVSFSSLKSILGPRISDNIWQDLSLGNVSMQGTNQMVPLTVLAQKGLDLSFNPSTLTLDLEIDPEAFGQFDVDFNNQFNAFVPSQSGTFSWLNSINFTHSENWESTTNSRFSTADWLAQMNFGGANGINITLANHLEANDSETNLLRGEWTAFYDRPSAPFRLAMGDVESGSSVAGHLSGTSMGGLSIKSDYAELQPERIIGPNNSQELILKESAEVEITVNGQIIFSGRQEAGRFNLNNLPMTNGANDIIVNVTYLSGKSERFVFSQFYNNKLLNKDMLNFGVTAGAPSIYAENGVEYLDTWTVIGFTEYGVSSWLTLGANAAIAQYGQILGATATLGTSWGNLSSRVSFSNLEDTGMGNIVSFTFESTVAGNSNNAPNLRLSADFSDTFTSSPWDKDILATSYERYLANYVWIFNNAWDTTISGSYYKDTHDVEQSNLSMTLNWRMGDWTVGTGANYNDTDTYENADIEYFVTLDWRRSNTQNKVNLAANYNSANNYARLEASKTSSDRVGSIGYRAQAEYEDGRDSQNAQFDYTANRLRVELEVERNNSNASIDNDASYSASIRGNTAIGIVDGQVGWGRAQDGPFIISKLHPSLPQQQVMLGIDQKQNYEASGTSMIGALLPLEVAYVSNVVDLNVPDAPIGYDWGESRLTVSPGAATGHYFMIGSNSSYTAKGVLNASNGEAISYLQGTITGEGITLPFFTNKSGRFYIQGIGPGEYIITILSESYQPISLVIEQVDSHLIDLGTLKITCIKENCDESL
- the ompW gene encoding outer membrane protein OmpW, giving the protein MNKKIVSSLIATALLTTGFSSSVFAHQAGDIIVRAGVAVVAPNESSQDVAGFGEFSVDDNTQLGLNFGYMLTDNIGIELLAATPFTHDISLDGVGKIAETKQLPPTLVAQYYFGDAQSKLRPYIGAGVNFTNFFDNEFTNDLDGALTDLSMSNSWGLAAQVGLDYQINGSWLINASVWYAQISTDVKFNLGADAQKVETDIDPWVYMISVGYTF
- a CDS encoding efflux RND transporter periplasmic adaptor subunit, whose product is MNKWVIGVVTVAILAFGSVIGFNLFVNKKIATALANLPEPVYPVTVEKLTPNTWDQNIKAIGYIEPNQGVNISNEVAGLVTAINFENGDVAKANTTLVNINSSVQAAQLKEQEVQLPAVRDDYNRQLRLYKDKSISQQSLQAAQAKYEALQANIESLQANIELRQIKAPFNGVLGIRNINLGQFLSAGTNIVRLEDLSVMRVRFSVPQSQIGKLSVGQPISLTVDPYPDRIYSGKINAIEPVINYKTGLVMIQAELPNDDQTLRGGMFAEVSVALSNLEQQFVVPQTAIVFALYGNSVFVINKQGDDTRVHQVTVDVLQRNGNYALVKGALTFGQEVVTTGILNLGNNTKVSVTPNPITPSDKMPKL
- a CDS encoding fimbria/pilus periplasmic chaperone → MVTFFSPQGSKSEQFFQVNNTTEQPLPLEVFVRQRHIANDNLEQLTETEDFFVFPPQVLIPPKSTQMVKVKYIGNLVDTSQSYRVVFSQLPIKDDVKESSIKMLFQIGALVFVSPTNVSNTMSADITYQDNHPASMELANTGDGVIIIPQLSFNVKSDHANHNWKWQDIQHLLNQQYLVPGESVNIAIDTLLSPKDSQAKVDIKENR
- the metA gene encoding homoserine O-acetyltransferase MetA, producing MPVKIPDDLPAAEILESENIFVMSETRAANQDIRPMKVLILNLMPNKIETETQLLRLLGNTPLQVDVDLLRIHDKASKHTSIDHMNNFYRDFEQVRQKNYDGLIITGAPLGQIEFEEVLYWDHIREIIDWSQQHVTSVLFLCWAAHAALYHLFGLNRSLLTTKRSGVFTHKRTSEHYPLLRGFDDEFFAPHSRFAEMDIDKLKAHPELQVLTESETAGAYMVLCKNNRNLFVMGHPEYQKSTLKDEYYRDLEQGLAPEVPQNYFTNNDPLQAPIARWHSHGSLLVSNWLNYYVYQLTPYNLDDMTGITPWGT